In Streptomyces sp. Li-HN-5-11, the sequence CGGCAGGAGGACCGATGACCGCACGACGCCGCTACATCACCACGACCATTCCGTACGTCAACGCCCGCCCGCACCTGGGCTTCGCCCTGGAACTGGTCCAGGCGGACACGTTGGCCCGCCACCACCGCCACCGCGGCGATCAGGTCCGGCTGCTCAGCGGAACCGACGACAACTCCCTCAAGAACGTGCTGGCCGCGGAGGCCGCCGGTGTCGACGTGCAGTCGTTCGTCGACCGCAACGCCGACGCGTTCGCCGCCCTGCGCGACCCACTGGCACTCTCGCTCGACGACTTCATCCGCACCAGCAGCGATCCCCGCCACCGGGTCGGAGTGGAACGGCTGTGGCGCCGGAGCGCCGAGGCCGGCGACCTCTACCGCAAGGAGTACGAGGGCCTGTACTGCGTCGGCTGCGAACAGTTCTACACCGCTGCCGAACTGGTCGACGGACGATGTCCCGAGCACGGCACCGAACCCCAGCCGGTCGCGGAGGAGAACTGGTTCTTCCGCCTCTCCCGCTATACGGACCGCCTCCACCAGCTGGTGTCCAGCGGCGACCTGCGCATCGAGCCCGCCGCCCGCCGCAACGAGGTCCTCGCCCTGATCGAGAGCGGCCTGCACGACTTCTCCGTCTCCCGCTCGCACAGCCGGGCCCGCGGCTGGGGCATCCCCGTGCCCGGCGACCCGAGCCAGGTCGTCTACGTCTGGTGGGACGCGCTCGGCAACTACGTCACCAGCCTCGGATACGGCACCGGTGACACCGCGTACGACCGGTGGTGGGCGGCCGACGGGCGCCGCGTCCACCTGGTGGGCAAGGGAGTGGTGCGCTTCCACGCGGTGTACTGGCCGGCCATTCTGCTGTCGGCCGGGCTTCCGCTGCCCACCGACATCCTGGTCCACGACTACCTCACCGTCGACGGCCGCAAGATCAGCAAGTCCGGCGGAACCACCGTCGACCCCGCCGCGCTGGCCGCGGCGTACGGCACCGACGCGGTGCGCTGGTGGCTCCTCCGCGACGTCCCCCGGGTCGGCGACGCCGACTTCACCCCCGACCGCCTCACCGCCCGTGCGGACGCGGACTTCGCGGGTGGCCTGGGCAACCTCGTCCACCGCATCGCGACGATGGTCCACCGCTACCGGGGCGGGGCAGTCCCCTCGTCCGATGCCGCACCCGCCGTCGGTGCGGCACGGCTGGTGGACGTCTGCCGCCAGGCTCCCGGCCTGGTCGACGCCGCCCTGGCCGACTTCGACTTCCGGCGCGCCACGCGCGCCGTCTGGAGCATCGTGGAGGAGGCCAACCGGTGCATCGACGCCACCCGCCCCTGGGAACTGGCCCGGGCGGAGCGTCAGGGTGACAGCGCATCGGCGCAACGTCTGGACACCGTCCTCGCCACCCTGGTCACGGCATGCCGCGTACTGGCCGACGAACTGTGCCCCTTCATCCCCGACGCCGCCTCGCGCATCACCGAGCAACTGACGCCGGTGGAGGGGATCCTGCCCGCCGCGCGGCCGCTCTTCCCCCGTGACCGACTGCTGTAGCTTGATCTGTTCATGTCCTGGGAGGGGTGTATGCGAGGGATTTCAGCTGTCGTAAGAGCTGTCCTCGCGTCGGTTGCGACCGGCGCCACGTTAGTCGGATGCTCGGACGGCTCCGCCACGAAGGAGCCGTCCGCCGAGCAGTTGATGAGGAACGCGAACGAGGCGATGTCGGCGCTGAAGTCGGTGACCATCGACTCTGAAACCATCACGGCGTCGGCCGACAGCAGCTCCACCGACCGTCTGACGACCAATCTGAAGGACACCTGCACCTTCAGGACGACCTCGAAGAGTGGAGCAACCCTCGAACAGATCCGCATCGGCGCCACGGACTACGTCCGTCCGAACCGGGCCTACCTCAAGGAATCGGGCCACGCCATGACCCGCACCGGGGAGCAGGCCCGCTGGATCAAAACCCCGTCCAGCAGCTCCTCCCCGGGAGACGGCCTCGCCGACTGCACCTGGCCGTTCGCCTCCTTCGGAACTGTGGGCGCGAAGGGCGAGAGGACCAAGGTGAACGGCACTCCGGCGACACCGGTGACGGTCACCGACAAGGCGGACAAGGGCGGTACGTACACCGTCTACATCGCCGCGGAAGGCAAGCCGTACATTCTCCGGGTCGCCTACGAGGGCACCAAGTACCGGACGACGACCTCATTCAGCGCCTTCGACGAGCCGCTGACCGTGAAGCCTCCGGCCGAGGCCGACGTCCTGGACCTGACCAAGCGCTGACGCAGGGGGCTGCCTGCCGAAGCCGCCGGCAGCGAGGCATTCGAACCACACCGTCTTGCCCCGTCCGTCGGGGCGGACGGTGACACCCCACCGGTCGGTGACCGCGGCCACGAGCACCAGCCCGCGCCCACCCTCGGCGAGCGCGTCACCGGCCGCGCGCACGGGCAGCTCCGGACACCGATCGGCGACTTCGACCCGTACCCCACCCGGCTGAAGCAGGAAGCAGATACAGCAGCGACGGCCGGGTACGTGCCGTACGACGTTGGCGACCAGCTCGGTGAGCGCCAGCTCGGCGGCATCGGTCACACCGTCCAGCCCCGACCCGGCGAGGTAGAGCCGCAGGATGCCCCGCAGATGCCGGGCCGAGTGCTCCCCCACGGCGAACTCGGCGCGGTACCCGCTCTGAACGTCCGTCGTCCGCGGACCAGTTGCATGATTCACACCGCAAGCCTGCGACGCTCCGCATACGCTCGGCTACAGACTGAAACGAACGCCGCGAGGCGTTGAAGTTCCGTAGTCCGGAGTGAGGATCCGCCGTGGCCAACATCCAGTCCCTCGACCCCACCGCTTCCCCGCTGGACTACTACGGCTGGGAACTGCGCCGCCAGCGCGAGGCTCACGGCCTCAAACAGGGACAGCTCGGCGACATCATCTTCTGCACCGGGTCACTGATCGGCCAGATCGAGACCACGAAGAAGGTGCCCACCCGCGACTTCTCCGAACGCGTCGACGCCGCCCTCGGCACGGACGGCCTGTTCTCCCGCCTGATCGGCCTCGTCCTCCGCAGCCAACTGCCCAACTGGTTCCAGCCGTACGCCGAGATGGAGGCGAAGGCGACGTACATCTCCACGTATCAGGCGCAGTTGGTGTACGGGCTGCTGCAGACGGAGGAGTACGCGCAGGCGGTCCTCAGCGTCGACCGCCGCGCCAAGGTGGACGGCATGGTGGCGGCCCGCATGGAGCGCCAACGCGTCCTCCAACGCGACCAGCCACCCGCGCTCTGGGTCATCCTCAGCGAGGCCGCGCTGCTCCTGGAGATCGGTGGGCCTGGCGTCATGCGCAGGCAACTCGCTCACCTGTTGAAGTTCCAGGAGGACCCTTGGGTGCAGATTCAGGTCCTGCCATTCTCGACAGGCCAACACACGGGCATGATGGGGACGTTCACTCTATTGAGGTTCGATGACGACCCTGATCTGTTCTACATGGACGGCTACGACCAAGGTCACATGACCGCCAATCCGGACGTGATCAAGGAACGCTCGGTCGGCTACGCTCGGCTGCAGGCCGCAGCCCTCTCCCCCGAGGACTCGGCGAGACTGATCACCCGCGTGATGGAGGAACGCTATGCGGCCCCGCACAGCACTGACGAACGGTGAGTGGCGCAAGTCCAGCTACAGCGGCAGCAACGGCGGCGAGTGTGTGGAGTGCACGGTCACCGGCGGCGCAACGTGGCGCACGTCCTCCTACAGCGGCAACACCGGCGGTGATTGCATCGAGGTCGCCGACGGCTGCCCCGCCGGCGCCGTCCCGGTGCGCGACAGCAAGAACCCGTCCGGCCCGGTGGTGACCGTCGGCGCGCAGGCGTGGACCGCGTTCGTCGCCGGACTGAGGTAGGGCCTTCCGCCCGGGTTCTGCGATCTGGTCGGGGAGAGCCGTGGACATCACTGAACGTGAGCTGACCGATCCCTGGGAGGGCGTTCTGGTCGCTCCTGCTCACGGCAGTGAGGTCGGCGTTGTGGTCCTGGCAGGATCCAGCGGGCGTATCGAACGTGAACGAGCGCGCATCCTCGCTCGGCAGGGCTTCGCGGCCTTGGCGATCCGCTGGTTCGGCGGGCCCGGGCAGCCCCCGGGAATCTGCGAAGTTCCCCTGGAGACCTTCACCGCGGCTGTCGACTTCCTCCGATGCGGCGGAGCGCAACGCGTCGGAATCCTCGGCACCTCCAAGGGAGCTGAAGCAGCCTTGCTCACGGCGGTGCACGACCCGCGCGTGGACGTGGCCATCGCGCTGTCGCCCACCTCCCGGGTCTGGTGCAACGTCGGCCCGGGCCATGACGGAGCGCACCACCCATATCGCTCTTCCTGGACGTGGCGGGAACGGCCGCTGCCTTTTGTTCCGCTGGATGATTCCTGGTCCTCCGCGGAGCCGGACAGCGGCCCCGTGGCAATCCGGGGATGGTACGAACTGAGCGAGCGGACCTTCGCCCACCTGCTTCCGGCAGCGGAGATCCCCGTGGACACGGCCCGAGCGGATCTGCTGCTGGTCGCGGGCGGCGACGACGCGATGTGGCCGTCGGTTCCCTCCGCTGAGCAGCTGGCACGCCGCCGACGCTCCGCCGGGGCGTCCGTGCGCCTGATCGCCCGCGACGACGCCGGCCACCGGCCATGCCTTCCTGGTGAAACCCCCCTGCCGACGTCCCCCCGCTTCCGGCACGGCGGCACGCCCGAAGCTGACGCGCTCCTGGGCAGGGCTGCTTGGCCCCACATCCTCGACGCTCTGGGCGGCGGAACCTCACCCATTCGTGCCAGCTGATCGCGAACCCGGTAGGCGAGCCCTTCGAGGCAGGATGGTGAACCGCAGCTGGAGTGAACCGACGATGACCCAACAGCCCACCCGGGCCGCAGCCGTCGTCCCGCGACCCGGTCCCCGCTCACCCCGCCCCCATCTCCCACACCAGCACCTCCGTGTCCGTCACCGCCTCCGCCTCCAGGTCCTCGGCGTCCGTGATCCTCGCCGCGTCGCCCGGTCCCAACGGCTCGCCGCCCAGCAGCACTTCGCCCCGTACGACGTGGGCGTAGACGTACGCACCGTCCGGGACCGCCGTTCGCTCGCCCGCTGCCAGGCGGCGGACGTGGAGGATCGCGCCCGCCGCCGGGACGGCGTACGGGGTGGAGTCGGCGATGCCGGGGACGATCTCGTAGGACGGTTCGCCGCCGGGCTCCAGGGGGGCCAGCCACATCTGGACGAAGGTGAGGGGGGCGTCGGTGTCGTTGCGTTCGACGTGGCGGACGCCGCCCGCCGAGCTCAGGCGCTGGACGTCGCCCGGGCGGACCCGCGTCTCGTGGCCCGCGGAGTCGCGGTGGGTCAGTTCGCCCTCGACCACCCAGGTGACGATCTCCGTGTGGCTGTGCGGGTGCTCGTCGAAGCCGGCGCCGGGGGCCAGGCGCTCCTCGTTGCAGGCGATGAGCGCGCCGAAGCGGAGGTTGTCCGGGTCGTAGTGCGGGCCGAAGGAGAAGGCGTGCCGGGAGGTGATGCCGGCCGCCTCGTCGCCGCCCTGGTAGCGCTCCGATGCGCGCCGTACGTCCATCACGCACACCACCGTAGACCCCGGCCGTGGGCGCACCCATGACCCGGCTCAGCGCACTGGCGTCCGGATGAGGCAGTCTTGTCACCGTGCCCGAACCCGAATCCCGCGAGATCGAACCCGCAGCCCACGGCGTCCATCCGCATGCCGCGACCCTGAGACGGCTGGAGAAGTCCTCCGGTTCGCTGGCCGCGCAGGCGATCGCGCGGATGGACGAGACGCTGCCCTGGTACCGGGCCATGCCTCCGGAGAACCGTTCCTGGATCGGGCTGGTCGCCCAGGCGGGCATCGCCGCCTTCACCGAGTGGTTCCGGCATCCCGACGCCCCCCAGGCCATTTCCACCGACGTGTTCGGGACCGCGCCGCGCGAGCTGACCCGGGCCATCACGCTGCGGCAGACCGTCGAGATGGTGCGGACGACCATCGAGGTCATGGAGTCGGCGATCGACGAGGTCGCCGCTCCCGGTGACGAGGGCGCGCTACGCGAGGCGCTGCTCGTCTACGCGCGGGAGATCGCCTTCGCCACCGCGCAGGTGTACGCCCAGGCCGCCGAGGCACGCGGCGCCTGGGACGCGCGGCTGGAGTCGCTGGTCGTCAACGCGGTGCTCAGCGGCGAGGCCGACGAGGGCGCCGTGTCGCGGGCCGCCGCGCTTGGGTGGAACTCCCCCGAGCATGTGTGCGTGGTGCTGGGGACCGCCCCCGACGGGGACTCGGAGCTGACCGTGGAGGCGATCCGGCGGGCCGCCCGGCACGCCAAGCTGCAGGTGCTCACCGGGGTGCTCGGGGACCGGCTGGTCGTGATCGCGGGCGGCAGCGACAATCCGCTCGCCGTGGCCAAGTCGCTGATCGGGCCGTATGCGGCAGGGCCCGTCGTGGCCGGGCCGGTCGTGCCCGATCTGCTCGCCGCCACCCGGTCCGCGCAGGCCGCCGCGGCCGGGCTGAAGGCGTGTTCCGCCTGGCAGGACGCCCCGCGGCCGGTGCTGGCGGACGATCTGCTTCCGGAGCGCGCCATCGCCGGTGATCCGGGCGCCCGGGAGCAGTTGGTAGAGGAGATCTACAGACCGCTGGAGGAGGCCGGGTCCGCTCTTCTGGAAACGCTCAGCGTGTATCTGGAGCAGGCGAGCAGCCTGGAAGGCGCGGCGCGGATGCTCTTTGTTCACCCGAACACCGTGCGCTACCGGCTCCGACGTGTGACAGACGTCACCGGGTGGTCACCCTCCGATGTAAGATCCGCGTTCACGCTGCGGATCGCGCTGATCCTGGGGCGTCTGGCCGATGGAGATCCCCAGGCCTAGGCTTTTGTCGGGGGCCCACAAAACGCCTCCGTGTTCTTCGTCCCTGTCCCCACGGGCGGCCGTGGCCGTCCCCAAGAGAGAGTGTGAGAGTGCTCGTACTCGTCGCTCCCGGCCAAGGCGCCCAGACGCCCGGCTTCCTGACTCCATGGCTCGAACTGCCCGGCGCCGCCGACCGCGTGGCCGCCTGGTCGGACGCCATCGGACTGGACCTCGTCCACTACGGGACGCAGGCCGACGCCGACGCGATCCGTGACACCGCGGTGGCCCAGCCGCTGCTGGTCGCCGCCGGGCTCCTGTCGGCCGCGGCGCTCGGCGACGTGGCACCCGATGCCGTCGCCGGCCACAGCGTGGGGGAGATCACCGCCGCCGCGTTCGCGGGCGTCCTGGACGACATCGCCGCGCTGACCCTCGTGCGCAGGCGGGGTCTGGCGATGGCCGAGGCCGCCGCGATCACCGAGACGGGCATGTCGGCGCTGCTCGGCGGCGATCCGGAGGTGTCCGTCGCGCACCTGGAGAAGCTGGGGCTGACTCCGGCGAACGTCAACGGCGCGGGCCAGATCGTGGCCGCCGGCACCCTGGAGCAGCTCGCCGCGCTGAACGAGGACAAGCCCGAGGGCGTCCGCAAGGTCGTCGCGCTGAAGGTGGCCGGCGCCTTCCACACCCACCACATGGCCCCCGCGGTCGACAAGCTGGCCGAGGCCGCCAAGGCGCTCTCGCCGGCCGACCCGAAGGTCACCTACGTCTCCAACAGGGACGGCCGGGCCGTGCACAGCGGCAGCGAGGTCGTCGAGCGGCTGGTCGGCCAGGTCGCCAATCCGGTGCGCTGGGACCTGTGCATGGAGACCTTCAAGGAACTCGGCGTGACGGCGCTCCTCGAGGTGTGCCCCGGCGGCACGCTGACAGGTCTGGCCAAGCGCGCGTTGCCCGGCGTACGGACGCTGGCCCTGAAGACCCCCGACGACCTCGGCGCGGCCCGTGAGCTCATCGCCGAGCACACCACCGCCTGACCCCTGAGGAGCCGACCGATCATGTCGAAGATCAAGCCCAGCAAGGGCGCCCCGTACGCGCGCATCCTCGGCGTGGGCGGCTACCGGCCCACGCGGGTGGTGCCCAACGAGGTGATCCTCGAGAAGATCGACTCGTCCGACGAGTGGATCCGTTCGCGCTCCGGGATCGAGACCCGGCACTGGGCGTCGCCGGAGGAGACCATCGCGGCGATGTCGATCGAGGCCTCCGGCAAGGCGATCGCGGACGCCGGGATCGACGCCGAGCAGATCGGCGCCGTGGTCGTCTCGACCGTGTCGCACTTCAGCCAGACCCCGGCCGTCGCCACGGAGATCGCCGACAAGCTGGGCACCGCCAAGGCGGCCGCCTTCGACATCTCCGCGGGCTGCGCCGGCTTCGGCTACGGCCTGACCCTCGCCAAGGGCCTGATCGTCGAGGGTTCGGCGGAGTACGTGCTGGTCATCGGCGTGGAGCGGCTGAGCGACCTGACCGACCTGGAGGACCGGGCCACGGCCTTCCTGTTCGGTGACGGCGCCGGCGCGGTCGTGGTCGGCCCCTCCCAGGAGCCGGCGATCGGCCCGACGGTCTGGGGCTCGGAGGGCGACAAGGCCGAGACGATCAAGCAGACGGTGTCCTGGGACCGCTTCCTCCCCCACCTCCGCCTTCGCTCCGGCGGGGGGACCCCCACGGGCGATGTCGCCGAGTTGCCGCTCGACTCCGCGGGCGACATCAAGTTCCCCGCGATCACGCAGGAGGGCCAGGCGGTCTTCCGCTGGGCCGTGTTCGAGATGGCGAAGGTCGCCCAGCAGGCGCTGGACGCGGCCGGGATCAGCCCGGACGAGCTGGACGTCTTCATCCCGCACCAGGCCAACGTGCGGATCATCGACTCGATGGTGAAGACGCTGAAACTGCCCGAGCACGTCACGGTCGCCCGTGACATCCGCACCACCGGCAACACCTCGGCCGCCTCGATTCCGCTCGCGATGGAGCGGCTCCTGGCGACCGGCGAGGCGAAGAGCGGGGACACCGCGCTCGTCATCGGCTTCGGGGCGGGTCTCGCCTACGCCGCGACGGTCGTTACCCTCCCCTAGGCACTCCGTGCCGGATCTTGCGTCCGGTACGGGAACCGCAACACCTGCCGCTGCCGCGGCGGGCGCCACACCCTCTGGAAAATCTACGAAGGAGCGCCGACATGGCCGCCACTCAGGAAGAGATCGTCGCCGGTCTCGCCGAGATCGTGAACGAGATCGCCGGGATCCCCACCGAGGACGTCCAGCTGGACAAGTCCTTCACCGACGACCTGGACGTCGACTCGCTGTCCATGGTCGAGGTCGTCGTCGCCGCCGAGGAGCGCTTCGACGTCAAGATCCCTGACGAGGACGTCAAGAACCTCAAGACGGTCGGCGACGCCACCGACTACATCCTCAAGCACCAGGCCTGATCCGCCGATCACTGCCCTGGGGTGACTGCCCCGCCACCCGGCGGTGGCGCCGTACGAATCCCGTATCCGTTGGAGAAAGAATTCCCGTGAGCTCGACCAATCGCACCGTGGTCGTCACCGGTATCGGCGCAACCACACCGCTGGGTGGCGACGCAGCCTCCACCTGGGAGGGTCTGATCGCCGGCAAGTCCGGTGTGAAGCCCCTGACCCAGGAGTGGGCGGCCGAGCAGGCCGTCCGTATCGCGGCTCCGATCGCCGTGGAGCCGACCGAGACCATCCCGCGGCCGCAGGCGCGCCGCCTGGACCGCTCGGCGCAGTTCGCGCTGATCGCGGCCCAGGAGGCCTGGAAGGACGCGGGTTTCACCGCGAAGGCCGGTGAGGACAGTGCCGTCGACCCGGACCGGCTCGGCGCGGTCATCGCCTCCGGCATCGGCGGTGTGACGACCCTGCTGGACCAGTACGACGTGCTGCGGGAGAAGGGCGTCCGCCGCGTCTCCCCGCACACCGTCCCCATGCTGATGCCGAACAGCCCCTCGGCGAACGTGGGTCTGCTCGTGGGCGCCCGCGCGGGCGTGCACACGCCGGTCTCGGCCTGCGCCTCGGGCGCCGAGGCCATCGGCTACGCCATCGAGATGATCCGCACCGGCCGCGCCGACGTCGTCGTCGCCGGCGGTACGGAGGCGGCGATCCACCCGCTGCCCATCGCCGCGTTCGGCAACATGATGGCGATGTCCAAGAACAACGAGAACCCCGAGAGCGCCTCGCGTCCCTACGACGTCGACCGGGACGGCTTCGTCCTCGGCGAGGGCGCCGGTGTGATCGTCCTGGAGTCCGCGGAGCACGCCGCCAAGCGCGGCGCCCGTGTCTACGCGGAGGCGGTCGGCCAGGGCATCTCCGCCGACAGCCACGACATCGTGCAGCCGGAGCCGGAGGGGCGCGGCATCTCGCACGCCCTGCAGAACCTGCTGGAGCGCACCGACCTGGACCCGGCGGAGATCGTGCACGTCAACGCGCACGCCACGTCGACGCCGGCCGGTGACATCGCCGAGCTGAAGGCGCTGCGGAAGGTGTTCGGCGACGACGCGGACCACATGGCGGTCTCCGCGACGAAGTCGATGACCGGGCACCTGCTCGGCGGCGCGGGCGGTGTCGAGTCCGTCGCGACGATCCTCGCCCTGTACCACCGGGTGGCTCCGCCGACCGTCAACGTCGACAACATCGACCCCGAGGCCGAGGCGAACGCGGACGTCGTCCGCGGGGAGGCGCGCAAGCTGCCCGTGGAGGGCCGCATCGCCGCGCTGAACGACTCGTTCGGGTTCGGCGGGCACAACGTGGTGCTGGCGTTCCGGACGGTCTGAGAAGCACCCGTGCTCACGGGAGAGGGCCCCCACCGAGTGGTGGGGGCCCTCTCCCGTGAGCACGAGTCCCGCGAGCACGAGTCCCGCGAGCAGGAGTACGTGACCAGGGGTCACACCACCTGGTGCAGCCAGCGCACCGGGGCTCCCTCGCCCGCGTACCGGAACGGCTCCAGCTCGTCGTCCCAGGGCTTGCCCAGGAGCTTGGCGAGTTCGGCCTCCAGGTCGGTCTCACCGCGCTGGGAGCGGACGAGGGCGGCGCGCAGCCGGTCCTCGGGGATGAGGATGTCGCCGTGGATGCCGGTGACGGCGTGGAAGATGCCCAGGTCGGGGGTGCAGCTGTAGCGCTCGCCCTCGGCGGTGGGGCAGGGCTCGGCGGTCACCTCGAAGCGCAGCAGGTGCCAGCCGCGCAGCGCGGAGGCGAGTTTGGAGGCGGTGCCGGCCTCGCCCTGCCAGGAGAACTCCGAGCGCCAGGTGCCGGGAGCGGCGGGCTGCCGGATCCAGTCCAGGCTGACGCGCGTACCGAGCACCCCGGCGATGGCCCACTCGACGTGCGGGCACAGCGCGCGCGGCGCGGAGTGCACGTACAGAACTCCACGTGTCGTCACCGGGACCTCCGGGCAGAGCGGGACATGCTGGGGCGGGCGGGTGTGACGCTGAGGCCACGTTGATGGCGAGGCTACCGTGCGACGGGACAAGGAGGGTGACGTACCGTCGCTCCCGGTCGCAGGAAAGGCGCACCATTCACCCGGGGGGACGCTTGTACGGGTGTGAGACGTTGCATCGGGTGGGGACGGGAACCCTCGCGCGTTGTTATGGAGGGAAGCACTGCACGACGACCGGGCGACCGGATGACCGAGGGGACCACCAGGGGATGCGGAAGCGATGCCACCGTCAGCGGGCACTGGCCGTCGTGGCGGCGGCCGCGCTGGCCACCGCGGGGTGCGACGCGTTCGGTGGGGGCTCCTCCGGTCCGTCGGACACCGGCACGAGGGCGTCGCGCCCGTCGCCGGCGCCGACCCCCGCCTGGGACCGCAGCCCGGACTCGATCGCCGCGGTCGGCGACTCCATCACCCGCGGCTTCGACGCGTGCGCGGTGCTGTCGGACTGCCCGGAGGTGTCGTGGGCGACGGGCAGCGACGCGGCGGTGGACAGCCTGGCCGTGCGGCTGCTCGGTGTGACGGGGGCGGCGCAGCGCAGCTGGAACTACGCGGTGACCGGCGCCCGGATGGCCGATCTGAACGGGCAGATCGCGCAGGCGGTACTGAAGAAGCCGCAGCTGGTGACGGTGATGGTCGGCGCCAATGACGCCTGCCGTGCCTCCACCGCCGCGATGACGTCCGTGGCGGACTTCCGCGCCCAGTTCGAGAACGCGATGGACACGCTGCGCCAGGCGCTGCCGAAGACGCAGGTGTACGTGGCCAGCGTGCCGAACCTGAAGCGGCTGTGGGCCGAGGGCCGCGAGGACCCGCTGGGCAGGCAGGTGTGGAAGCTGGGCATCTGCCCGTCGATGCTGGGCGACGCGGAGGCGCTGGACGCGGCGGCGTCGAAGCGGCGCGACACGGTGCAGGCGCGGGTGGAGGCGTACAACGACGTGCTGCGGGAGGTCTGCGCGAAGGACCACCGCTGCCGCTTCGACCACGACGCGGTCTTCGACTACCGCTTCGGCACCGAGCAGCTCAGCCACTGGGACTGGTTCCACCCGAGCCGGAACGGCCAGGCGCGGCTCGCCGAGATCGCCTACCGCACCATCACCGCGAAGAACCCGTGACCTAGGGTTTTCCACATGAGCGAACTTTTCGGCACACTTTCCGACGGCACCGAGGTCCACCGCTGGACGCTGGAGCGGGCCGGGGTGCGGGTGCGGGTGCTGTCGTACGGCGGGATCGTGCAGTCGGTGGAGGTGCCCGACCGGGACGGGCGCACCACGGACGTGGTGCTGGGCTTCCCCGGGCTGGAGGGTTATCTGGCCCACCCCGAGCCGTATCTGGGCGCCCTGATCGGCCGGTACGCCAACCGGATCGCCGGCGGCCGCTTCCCGCTGGACGGGCGGACGTACGCGCTCGAGCAGAACAACCCGCCCAACTCGCTGCACGGCGGCGACCGCGGTTTCGACAAGCGGGTGTGGGAGGCGACGCCGGTCGACCACGGCGTGCGCCTCGCCCGGGTCAGCCCGCACGGCGAGGAGGGCTTCCCCGGACGGCTGAAGGTCGCGGCGACCTACTGGCTGGACGAGTCCGGCGCCCTGCACATCGCCTACGAGGCCACCACCGACGCGCCGACCGTCGTCAACCTCACCAACCACACGTACTGGAACCTCTCCGGCTCCGGCCACGCGGGCGGTCACGAACTGCGGCTCGCCGCCTCCCGGTACACCCCGGTCGACGCGGACCTCATTCCGGCCGGGCCGCCGGCCACGGTGGAGGGGACCCGCTTCGACTTCCGGCAGATCCGCA encodes:
- a CDS encoding DUF3145 domain-containing protein → MTTRGVLYVHSAPRALCPHVEWAIAGVLGTRVSLDWIRQPAAPGTWRSEFSWQGEAGTASKLASALRGWHLLRFEVTAEPCPTAEGERYSCTPDLGIFHAVTGIHGDILIPEDRLRAALVRSQRGETDLEAELAKLLGKPWDDELEPFRYAGEGAPVRWLHQVV
- the fabF gene encoding beta-ketoacyl-ACP synthase II, which produces MSSTNRTVVVTGIGATTPLGGDAASTWEGLIAGKSGVKPLTQEWAAEQAVRIAAPIAVEPTETIPRPQARRLDRSAQFALIAAQEAWKDAGFTAKAGEDSAVDPDRLGAVIASGIGGVTTLLDQYDVLREKGVRRVSPHTVPMLMPNSPSANVGLLVGARAGVHTPVSACASGAEAIGYAIEMIRTGRADVVVAGGTEAAIHPLPIAAFGNMMAMSKNNENPESASRPYDVDRDGFVLGEGAGVIVLESAEHAAKRGARVYAEAVGQGISADSHDIVQPEPEGRGISHALQNLLERTDLDPAEIVHVNAHATSTPAGDIAELKALRKVFGDDADHMAVSATKSMTGHLLGGAGGVESVATILALYHRVAPPTVNVDNIDPEAEANADVVRGEARKLPVEGRIAALNDSFGFGGHNVVLAFRTV
- a CDS encoding aldose epimerase family protein — translated: MSELFGTLSDGTEVHRWTLERAGVRVRVLSYGGIVQSVEVPDRDGRTTDVVLGFPGLEGYLAHPEPYLGALIGRYANRIAGGRFPLDGRTYALEQNNPPNSLHGGDRGFDKRVWEATPVDHGVRLARVSPHGEEGFPGRLKVAATYWLDESGALHIAYEATTDAPTVVNLTNHTYWNLSGSGHAGGHELRLAASRYTPVDADLIPAGPPATVEGTRFDFRQIRKVGSGYDHNYVLDKGVTDTAEEVAEMYDPASGRVLTVATTEPGLQLYTADHLSAPFAPCDGTALETQHFPDSPNRPDFPSTELRPGEVFCSETVYGFSVR
- a CDS encoding ketoacyl-ACP synthase III; this translates as MSKIKPSKGAPYARILGVGGYRPTRVVPNEVILEKIDSSDEWIRSRSGIETRHWASPEETIAAMSIEASGKAIADAGIDAEQIGAVVVSTVSHFSQTPAVATEIADKLGTAKAAAFDISAGCAGFGYGLTLAKGLIVEGSAEYVLVIGVERLSDLTDLEDRATAFLFGDGAGAVVVGPSQEPAIGPTVWGSEGDKAETIKQTVSWDRFLPHLRLRSGGGTPTGDVAELPLDSAGDIKFPAITQEGQAVFRWAVFEMAKVAQQALDAAGISPDELDVFIPHQANVRIIDSMVKTLKLPEHVTVARDIRTTGNTSAASIPLAMERLLATGEAKSGDTALVIGFGAGLAYAATVVTLP
- a CDS encoding SGNH/GDSL hydrolase family protein; the encoded protein is MRKRCHRQRALAVVAAAALATAGCDAFGGGSSGPSDTGTRASRPSPAPTPAWDRSPDSIAAVGDSITRGFDACAVLSDCPEVSWATGSDAAVDSLAVRLLGVTGAAQRSWNYAVTGARMADLNGQIAQAVLKKPQLVTVMVGANDACRASTAAMTSVADFRAQFENAMDTLRQALPKTQVYVASVPNLKRLWAEGREDPLGRQVWKLGICPSMLGDAEALDAAASKRRDTVQARVEAYNDVLREVCAKDHRCRFDHDAVFDYRFGTEQLSHWDWFHPSRNGQARLAEIAYRTITAKNP
- a CDS encoding acyl carrier protein, with protein sequence MAATQEEIVAGLAEIVNEIAGIPTEDVQLDKSFTDDLDVDSLSMVEVVVAAEERFDVKIPDEDVKNLKTVGDATDYILKHQA